From Girardinichthys multiradiatus isolate DD_20200921_A chromosome 3, DD_fGirMul_XY1, whole genome shotgun sequence, the proteins below share one genomic window:
- the LOC124866419 gene encoding CD209 antigen-like protein E isoform X2, which yields MDRKAQSLDEEIEEHHYVNEAVGVEENVRSALGHRFPSFSQFSPLLAAYWLILLVVIPLHIHFHIKVEFELKLLKANRAALMAKNQNLTTELEQVKNQMDNLKNINKNLTEQMEPIKKTWNEQNISRAQWSIDEYCRMENNKRTCVSCQKGWLQYQSSCYAVNNVEPQHQKTWEEARENCRGISSDLTVVDNEAEKVFVKDMSWVNNRIKGYWIGLRVEEGKWKWIDGSDLTNQTWMQQQSATDGQCVTSHQNQEWRSVRCNETNAWICQKKALSV from the exons ATGGACAGAAAAGCTCAAAGTCTGGATG aGGAAATTGAAGAACATCACTATGTGAATGAAGCAGTTGGTGTTGAGGAGAACGTGAGATCAGCTTTAG GTCACAGGTTTCCTTCCTTCTCACAGTTTTCACCACTGCTAGCAGCTTATTGGCTGATTCTGTTGGTAGTTATCCCACTTCATATCCACT TTCACATTAAGGTTGAGTTTGAGCTGAAACTGCTAAAAGCCAACAGAGCAGCTCTGATGGCGAAAAACCAAAACCTGACAACAGAACTTGAACAAGTGAAAAACCAAATGGACAACCTgaaaaacatcaacaaaaacCTCACAGAACAAAtggaacccataaagaaaacatggaatgaGCAGAACATCAGTCGAGCTCAGTGGAGCATTGATGAATACTGTCGCATGGAAAACAACA AGAGAACGTGTGTTTCTTGTCAGAAAGGCTGGCTACAGTATCAGTCCAGCTGCTATGCAGTTAATAATGTTGAACCTCAACATCAGAAAACCTGGGAAGAAGCACGAGAAAACTGCAGAGGAATTAGTTCAGATCTGACTGTTGTTGATAATGAAGCTGAAAAG GTGTTTGTTAAAGACATGAGTTGGGTTAATAACAGAATTAAAGGATACTGGATCGGTCTCAGAGTTGAAGAAGGGAAATGGAAATGGATCGATGGAAGTGATCTGACCAATCA AACCTGGATGCAGCAGCAGTCTGCAACTGATGGTCAATGTGTAACTTCTCACCAGAACCAAGAATGGAGATCAGTGAGGTGTAAtgaaacaaatgcatggatCTGTCAGAAGAAGGCTTTATCTGTTTAA
- the LOC124866419 gene encoding CD209 antigen-like protein E isoform X1 yields the protein MDRKAQSLDGTHENLNVSLPVEEIEEHHYVNEAVGVEENVRSALGHRFPSFSQFSPLLAAYWLILLVVIPLHIHFHIKVEFELKLLKANRAALMAKNQNLTTELEQVKNQMDNLKNINKNLTEQMEPIKKTWNEQNISRAQWSIDEYCRMENNKRTCVSCQKGWLQYQSSCYAVNNVEPQHQKTWEEARENCRGISSDLTVVDNEAEKVFVKDMSWVNNRIKGYWIGLRVEEGKWKWIDGSDLTNQTWMQQQSATDGQCVTSHQNQEWRSVRCNETNAWICQKKALSV from the exons ATGGACAGAAAAGCTCAAAGTCTGGATGGTACGCATGAGAACCTAAATGTTTCTTTACCTGTAG aGGAAATTGAAGAACATCACTATGTGAATGAAGCAGTTGGTGTTGAGGAGAACGTGAGATCAGCTTTAG GTCACAGGTTTCCTTCCTTCTCACAGTTTTCACCACTGCTAGCAGCTTATTGGCTGATTCTGTTGGTAGTTATCCCACTTCATATCCACT TTCACATTAAGGTTGAGTTTGAGCTGAAACTGCTAAAAGCCAACAGAGCAGCTCTGATGGCGAAAAACCAAAACCTGACAACAGAACTTGAACAAGTGAAAAACCAAATGGACAACCTgaaaaacatcaacaaaaacCTCACAGAACAAAtggaacccataaagaaaacatggaatgaGCAGAACATCAGTCGAGCTCAGTGGAGCATTGATGAATACTGTCGCATGGAAAACAACA AGAGAACGTGTGTTTCTTGTCAGAAAGGCTGGCTACAGTATCAGTCCAGCTGCTATGCAGTTAATAATGTTGAACCTCAACATCAGAAAACCTGGGAAGAAGCACGAGAAAACTGCAGAGGAATTAGTTCAGATCTGACTGTTGTTGATAATGAAGCTGAAAAG GTGTTTGTTAAAGACATGAGTTGGGTTAATAACAGAATTAAAGGATACTGGATCGGTCTCAGAGTTGAAGAAGGGAAATGGAAATGGATCGATGGAAGTGATCTGACCAATCA AACCTGGATGCAGCAGCAGTCTGCAACTGATGGTCAATGTGTAACTTCTCACCAGAACCAAGAATGGAGATCAGTGAGGTGTAAtgaaacaaatgcatggatCTGTCAGAAGAAGGCTTTATCTGTTTAA